From a region of the Alosa sapidissima isolate fAloSap1 chromosome 9, fAloSap1.pri, whole genome shotgun sequence genome:
- the LOC121719215 gene encoding histone H4 — translation MSGRGKGGKGLGKGGAKRHRKVLRDNIQGITKPAIRRLARRGGVKRISGLIYEETRGVLKVFLENVIRDAVTYTEHAKRKTVTAMDVVYALKRQGRTLYGFGG, via the coding sequence ATGTCAGGCAGAGGTAAAGGAGGCAAAGGTCTTGGAAAAGGAGGCGCAAAGCGTCACCGCAAAGTTCTTCGTGATAACATCCAGGGGATCACCAAGCCTGCAATCAGGCGTTTGGCCCGCCGTGGTGGTGTGAAGCGTATCTCTGGTCTCATCTACGAGGAGACTCGTGGTGTGTTGAAGGTTTTTCTGGAGAACGTGATTCGTGATGCCGTCACCTACACCGAACACGCCAAGAGAAAGACCGTGACCGCCATGGACGTCGTCTATGCTTTGAAACGCCAGGGTCGTACACTGTACGGTTTTGGTGGTTAA
- the LOC121719204 gene encoding histone H2B-like, with amino-acid sequence MPDPAKPAPKKGSKKAVTKTAGKGGKKRRKSRKESYAIYVYKVLKQVHPDTGISSKAMGIMNSFVNDIFERIAGEASRLAHYNKRSTISSREIQTAVRLLLPGELAKHAVSEGTKAVTKYTSSK; translated from the coding sequence ATGCCTGATCCAGCCAAGCCTGCCCCAAAGAAGGGCTCTAAGAAAGCCGTGACAAAGACCGCCGGCAAGGGTGGCAAGAAGCGCAGAAAGAGCAGGAAGGAGAGCTACGCCATCTACGTGTACAAAGTCTTGAAGCAGGTCCATCCTGACACCGGTATCTCTTCCAAGGCTATGGGCATTATGAACTCCTTCGTGAATGACATCTTTGAGCGCATTGCTGGGGAGGCTTCTCGCTTGGCTCACTACAACAAGCGCTCCACCATCTCTTCCAGGGAGATCCAGACTGCAGTGCGTCTGCTTCTGCCCGGTGAGCTGGCCAAGCACGCCGTGTCCGAGGGAACCAAGGCCGTCACCAAGTATACCAGCTCCAAGTAA
- the LOC121719195 gene encoding histone H3: MARTKQTARKSTGGKAPRKQLATKAARKSAPATGGVKKPHRYRPGTVALREIRRYQKSTELLIRKLPFQRLVREIAQDFKTDLRFQSSAVMALQEASEAYLVGLFEDTNLCAIHAKRVTIMPKDIQLARRIRGERA, encoded by the coding sequence ATGGCCAGAACAAAGCAAACCGCCCGCAAATCTACCGGAGGCAAGGCTCCGAGGAAGCAGCTCGCCACCAAGGCTGCGCGTAAAAGCGCACCTGCCACCGGTGGCGTGAAGAAGCCTCACCGTTACAGGCCTGGCACCGTGGCTCTGAGAGAAATCCGTCGTTACCAGAagtccacagagctgctgatcCGCAAGCTGCCCTTCCAGCGTCTGGTCAGGGAAATCGCTCAGGATTTCAAGACTGATTTGCGCTTCCAGAGCTCTGCTGTCATGGCTCTTCAGGAGGCTAGCGAGGCTTACCTCGTCGGTCTGTTCGAGGACACAAACCTGTGCGCCATCCACGCCAAGAGAGTCACTATCATGCCCAAGGACATCCAGCTGGCTCGTCGTATCCGTGGGGAGCGTGCTTAA
- the LOC121719183 gene encoding histone H2A-like — MMSRNELHVDWLSPFCSHPLRYGVAPRWCGIIMHAFPLPSISVFRRTPTKKMSGRGKTGGKARAKAKTRSSRAGLQFPVGRVHRLLRKGNYAQRVGAGAPVYLAAVLEYLTAEILELAGNAARDNKKTRIIPRHLQLAVRNDEELNKLLGGVTIAQGGVLPNIQAVLLPKKTEKSK, encoded by the coding sequence ATGATGTCACGCAACGAACTACACGTTGATTGGCTCTCACCATTCTGTTCTCATCCACTGAGGTACGGAGTAGCACCGCGCTGGTGTGGCATAATAATGCATGCCTTTCCACTGCCTAGCATTTCTGTATTCAGACGAACACCTACTAAGAAGATGAGCGGTAGAGGCAAAACCGGCGGCAAGGCCAGAGCTAAGGCCAAGACTCGTTCCTCCAGGGCTGGACTTCAGTTCCCTGTGGGCCGTGTGCATAGGCTGCTGCGTAAAGGCAACTATGCTCAGCGTGTCGGCGCTGGTGCACCGGTGTACTTGGCTGCTGTGCTCGAGTACCTGACTGCTGAGATCCTGGAGTTGGCCGGCAACGCTGCCCGTGACAACAAGAAGACTCGTATCATTCCCCGCCATCTGCAGCTGGCTGTGCGTAACGACGAGGAGTTGAACAAACTGCTCGGCGGAGTGACCATCGCTCAGGGTGGTGTGCTACCCAACATCCAGGCTGTACTGCTGCCCAAGAAGACTGAGAAGTCCAAGTAA